TTTGGTGACTGGTCATGATCTTCTACTTTTACATGCTGCTCATATGGGTTCGCTTTAGCCGGACGTGGTTTAGCTGCTGGACTTGCTTTTGCTGCCTGATTCCATGAGTCAGCGATTTCTTTTAAAAGAATAAGCACTTCCTCTGCGCGTGCTGTATCTTTTTTAAGGTTCGCCATCACGATCTCCTGTGCCATAAAGTTGTACACAGCATCCAGTTGATCAGCAATAATCCCGCTTTCATAATTTAAGCCTGCACCGAGTCGATGCAAAATATCATTTACACGCTGAAATGACTGATTTGCTTCTATATAGTTTTGTTCTCTTGTATCTTGAATTGCTTTTTCCAATTTTGTAATCGCTGCTTCATATAAAAGAGAAGTCAGCTCCTGAGGTGATTTTTGATATAAAAGTTCTTTCGATAAAAAGTCCATCTCTTCCCCTCCTGCTACTTTCTTTATCGGGAAAAATGGAGAATGATTAATAGGTAATTATTCATTTATATAAAAAAGTAGACCCAGGTCTGTCCTGGATCTACCTAATATGTTTTCTCCATCTCTTCAATTAACAATAAAATCTCTGCAATCACTGCATACAGCTGAGGCGGAATTGTATCCCCCAGATCGATGTCCAGCAGATCAGCTAGAAGACTGTTGTCTTCTTCTAAGTGAATATTATGCTCTTTTGCAAGCTCTAGTATTTTTTCAGCAAGCGCACCGCTTCCCTGAGCAATGACATGAGGCGAATCATCTTTTTCATCATACCGGATTACTGCAGCCGTCGGACCATTGATTTTTCTTTTAGCACCAGGATTGAAATAATGTGGTCTCATATTGAAAAATCATATCCTTTCTCAGTCATAATCGGTACTGCTTGCTTAGGTTGTTCAGATACTTCTTCAGTGTCTTCGATCGACAGCTTGTCAAACTGAAGCTGCTGAACGCTATATCCTATTTTTTCAAGACGATCCTTTGCAAGGCTTGTAATCGGCTCCATCTTTTTTTCGAAATCCGGCTGGTCATTTTTCATTTTAATAGACAGATTACGCTCTGAGACATTTAATGACACACCAATTTCCCCAAGCTTCTTAGTATCAAACAAGAAATACAGGTTGCAGTTCTCCCAGTCTACCTTCTGACTGCCGTTTTTAGACTGCATATAGACTTTGAAGCTTTCCACTTTTTCCTGCAAAATAAATGGCAGTGTCATGACCATGCTCTGCAGCCCGTTTGAATCCGTTTTGCTGAGCAGTTGCTGGCCGGTAAGCTGTGAAAGTGTCTGATCGGCTTTTCCCTCACCAGCCATTTTCATAAGCATTGCTTTTAGTGACGCTGCCTGTTCCTGATTTTTATTCAGCAATGAGTGCGCCTGTTCATTTTCAAATGTCATGCCCATTGTCCGTACGTGTTCAAATGCATGACGTGCGGATGGCTCGTTTCTTAAGTTCTGCATTGACTGTTGAAGGTTGTGGGCAGTCATTTTCTGAATAGAAGGCTGCTCAAGCTGCATGACTTCCTTCGATACGAAGTGCTGTACTTTTACATCAGACGGTTTAAATTCAATCTTTTCCATCATCGCTTTTACTTCAGAAGTGATTCTTGCAGCCTGCGCAACTTCACCTTTTGCCAAAAGCTTTGATGCTTCCGCGAGCTGACCGCTTGCCTTCAGTAAGTTTTTCTCTGTTTCCATATTTGTATAAAGCATAAAATCGCCTTTTAAAATGGCTTTATCCAGCATTCTGATGGTTGCTTCAAGCAATGGCTTGGATTGCTGCACCTGCTGCCGGTTTGCTGCAAGTTCAATCTGACTTAAGTTTCTCGTCATGTCTTTTTGGATATTTTTAAAATCAATAGCCGCCTGCGACATCTTTTCAGTGATCCGTGTCACGATCACGTCCCTTGAGTGCATCGGAATCTGGGAAGTCAGTTCATCAGAAAGCGTGTACTGCTCTGATGCAGCTTTTAGCGGATAGGCTGCCGTTGCCTGCTCTATGCCCTGCATCATCGTCTGTCTCGCCTGAAGCTCCTGACCGTTTTGAACGAGCTTTTCGGCTTTCGCAGCAGATTGTTGAAGTGATTGTCTTATATCAGCACTTATCGCGTCATTGTTCGCTAAAGCCGAAAATTGCTCAGTCGCCTTTGTCACATCAGGCATTTTTTGTATAGCGGTTTTCACATCCTGAACGAGCAGTGCTTTTGACTGATCAACCGTTTGTGACTGCACCACAGGTTGTACAAGAGAATCCAGCTTCAGCGCATTCTGAATTAACTTTGCAGCATCAGAATTCTTTTCAAGTAAAGAACTGAATACCTTTTGTGCTTCTGCAGCGACCGACTTCACGTCTCCCGTCGCTTCAAGCTGCTTTAACATTCTATTTGCTTCTGGCGCATCTTTTGCAAGCATCTGCAGTGCCTGAATCAGCTGCTGTCTTGCAGCCTGATAAATCTGGCTTGCAGAATGCTTTTGGCCGGATGTGATGTCCACACCGGCAGATTTAAGCAGCTCCGTCACTGCTTTACTGATTGGAGGTCCGTGCAGTGCTGAGTGGATCGCAGTCAGTTTGTTTGCAGTCAGGTCTAGATTTTTAGAGACAGCTGCCTGTATGGTTTCAAGCTTTTGATTAAGGCTTCCATCCGTTTTAGTAAGGAATTGATTTAACTCTTTTACTAATGCGGGATCCACTTGAACACCTTTAGCTGATAACTGTTGTAAAGCAGTCTTCAGTTCACCTGACACAGGCTTTCCATCATTCATCTTCACAAAATCAGGCGCCTGGGCAGATGTCTGCTGCTGAGCCTGTCTAACAACCGGCTGTCCATCCTTCGTTCCGGTAACCTCAAGCTGAACACGTCCTGAGTCGGGCAGTTTTCCATCCGTTTTTACTTTGACTTCCTGTCCTCTGACCTGAAGCGTTGCCCCATTACCATTTTTACTTTTTACTGTAGCTGAAAACAAATCCCCCTGCTTCAGCGAAACTTCCTTTTGACCCTGCGACTGACTGCTGACTGATGGATCCATTTTAATCTGCACGTTCACTGCACCTCCGTTTATACACAAAAAATTGCCCATCGAATGAGCAATTTTTTATCAGGACTGACGATAGAATTTTAAAAGATTTTCAGCTGTTTTGTTCGCATCCGGTTTGTATGTTCCGTTCTCAACCGCTGCCTTCAGCTGATCGATCCGCTCCTGACGGCCTTCCTGCAATTTATTCAAGCTTTGCATTTCCTTTGCTTCTGCTGAAATCTCTACCTTATCCGCCTTTTTCTGCTTCTGAAGCTCCGCCTGCTCCACTTTTGCTTCCTGACGTTTATAAGGATTCACTGGATTATGATTGAAAGGATTAATTTTCAAAGCTCTCACCTGCTTTCTATATTCGATATTGTTGTGTTACCCATTATATCGGCAGGCCGAACAAAAATTAAAGGCACACGGGAAAATTAGAATAAAAGTCCCATGCGCCTGGTTATTATTTATTGCGGTTTGATAAATAAGTCTTCTTGTTGTTATTTGTCACAGCTTCCCGAAATTCCATATTGGATTCATGTTGCTTCAGGTCCGTCTTAATTTTATCCGTACAGCTTCTGCAAATCTTCCCCTGAATAATCAACGTCCCGCAATTATCACATGGATAGCCAAGCCCCGGAAACTGCGCCGGGTGGAGCCTGCGCTTGCGGACCCATTTGTGCAACAGGCTTTCTGAAGCACCTGTCACCTCAGTAATTCGTTCAATTGAAGCAGCTCTGTTCTCACGCTGGCGTAGAAAACGATACACTGTTTCAAATAATTCTTCCTCTTCTTTAAAACACTTCGGGCACACATCACGCAGCCCGTTATAATTAAAAATGGCATTGCACTTTGGACAGTTTTTAATCTCCGCCATCTGCAAATCCCCCTCAAGTCATTTTCTTTTAGTATAAAACGAACGAGGGATAAATGGAAGCTTATATATAGGTCTTTATATTTATCATTCACAACTTTATCACTATCTGCCTACCGTGATCGACCTGACTTCACCCGCACCCGCCTGCTTTAAAACTTGCGCAACCCTCCGTAAAGTCGTCCCGGTTGTATATAAATCATCTACTAAAATAATCTTTTCACCATTCAATTCTTTTATCGACTTAAAAGGGTTATCTCCCTTGTGCCGTTCCGATTTCAGCTTTTTTGCCTGAGAGGTTTCAGTATTTATTCTGGTCAAAAGAATCTCGTACTTTATCTTCGCACAATCCAACAAAGCCTCCGTCTGATTAAACCCTCTCTCCTTCAAACGTTCATCACTCACTGGTAACGGTGTAATAATGAAAGATTTCCTATAAGGCTTAAGCAGTTCAATCAGTTCCTTCTGAAAACACCCCGCCAGTGCATAATCACCGCTGTATTTAAACCTCTTCAGCAAATCCTTCAGCGCCGGGTTATACTGATAAATAGACTGATTTGAAGTCAGCACGTCTTTGTATTCCGGATGCTTTAACCAAATCTCACAATCCCCGCAAATACCAGCTTCCTTCATGGCTCTTGAACAAACCTCGCATTTTACACCCTCAATCTTCACCAGCGTAGCTCTGCACTCTCCGCAAAAAGGATCCTCCATTCTTTTCAAAAACAAATCACTCCAGCCAATCTCCTCAAACATGCGGGCGTGACAATTCAGGCATCTCATACAATAAACCCCTTCACATACCCAAGCTTCACCGCTTCCTTATTCATTAGCACAATATGCCGCTGCGCTTTTACCATTGCATCCGTCAGCCCATTATGAAAAAACGTCACATCACCGGCAGGCTTCAGCGGATCACGCCCAACCCGTCCCGCAATCTGAACCAGAGCCGCTTCCGTAAAAACAGGATCCCCTGCACCAACCACAGCCACTTCCACACCTGAAAACGTCACGCCTCTTTCTAAAATCGTTGTCGTGAGCAGCACCTGTGACCTCCCTTCTCTAAACGCCATAACCTTCTCACTACGATTCGGATCAGCAGAATGAACGCTTGGTACATGTAGCAATTCTGAATAAACCTGCATCGATTCAATATCAGGCATAAAAACCAGCGCTTTCGGATGATCTGCCAGCCATTTCAACAAAACCGGATCCACTTTATTCTTATGTAGACTTTTCCGCCAATTCCCAAGCCACTTCGTTTCAGGTGCAGGTAAAGGATGACCGTGAAATCTCGCAGGAATTTTAACAATTTCATCTGTTTTTATCTTTTTAGAAGGCGTTGCACTGAGGTAAATTAACGTAGAGGATTTCTGGCGGGCTAACTGCGAGGTCTTTTGAAGCGCATCGTCCGCTGAAAACGGAAATGCATCCACCTCATCAATCACCATCACATCAAATGCCTCCCGAAACCGGATCAGCTGGTGCGTCGTCGCAATCGTCAGGTGCGCATGCGGCAGCCTGTCTTCACTGCCGCCATAAAGTGACTCAATCTTAGTCGTTGGAAAAGCCCGCTTCAACCGTGGAGCCAGCTCCTGCACCACATCACGTCTAGGAGTAGCAATACAAACTCGGAGACCTTTACGAAGTGCTTCTTCAATCGCATAAAACAAAATTTCTGTCTTACCTGCACCACAAACTGCATGGACAAGGATTGAGTTTTTCTTTTCTATAGAATTGAGTAAAGTATCAGAAGCTCTCTGCTGCGGCCGCGACAGCTCCCCCTCCCACTGTAAAATCTGTTCAGCCGGAGGCACATCTTTAAAAAGCGTACCCTTCCAAAGCACAACCCGCTCACACTCAGACGCCTTACCCATCTGAATGCAATTACGGCAATACACACACTCCTTTTCACACCTACCGCAAAAATGAGACGCAAACAAATACCGCTTCCGATTGCCACAGCGGTTGCAGTTGAATCTTTCAACAGCTGGAACAAAATCAACCTGACTTTCAAATTCAGATAAAGGAAAAACCTTGAGGACTTCAGAAAGAAGAAACTGTCTACCAGAGAGGAATTGTTGTGGAGTAGTCATGTAGGGGCTCCTTTTAGGGGTTATTTTATTGTGAGAAGATTTTCAGAGTGATTAGAAAAATTAGAGGAAATCATGAAATATTAAGTGCAGCGGAGCGTAGGGCGGCGACTTCGGGACGATTAGAGGGAAGCTGAGACCCCGCAACCGAAGGTGAGGAGGCTCAGCAACCTCCGTCCGGAAAGCGTCCGCCCGAAGCGCAGCGAAACGCTTCAGGTAGTACAACTTTCTATTTTTTCATCCACCCAAGACCCATCGAGCCCTCACCAAGATGAGTCCCGATCACCGGTCCAAAATGACTGATTCTAAACGACACATTCGGCAGTTCACTGCTGATCTCATTCTTCCACTGAATCGCTTCTTCCTCCCGATTCGCATGAATAATAACAGCCTGAACCTCATCAAACTTTTCAGCGTCTTCTTTTAACAAATCAACAATCCGTTTCATCGCTTTCTTACGCGTGCGGATCTTTTCAAAAGGCTCAATCTTCGTATCGACAAAATGTAATAATGGTTTTACCTGCAGCATACTGCCAATAATTGCCTGTGCATTAGAAAGACGGCCTCCGCGCTGAAGATGACCTAAATTATCAACCATAAAATAAGCGCGCGTTGTTTCCTTCAGGTCATTTAAGCGGGCAAGAATGTCATCAGCACTAGCACCATCCTTTGCCATCACTGCTGCTTCAAGCACAAACATTCCCTGTACCATGCAGGAGATTTCCGAATCAAAAGCATGCACTTTTATACCATCAACCATTTCTCCAGCCTGCACCGCACCAGCGTATGTACCGCTGATCCCGCTCGATAAATGGATGGTTACCACTTCATCATACTCACTGCTCAGTTCTTCAAAAAGCGAAGCAAATGTACCAACCGCCGGCTGAGACGTTTTCGGAAGTGCGCCGCCTTTACGGACCTCATCATAAAACTCGTCCGTCGTCAGG
This region of Jeotgalibacillus malaysiensis genomic DNA includes:
- a CDS encoding membrane protein, with product MAEIKNCPKCNAIFNYNGLRDVCPKCFKEEEELFETVYRFLRQRENRAASIERITEVTGASESLLHKWVRKRRLHPAQFPGLGYPCDNCGTLIIQGKICRSCTDKIKTDLKQHESNMEFREAVTNNNKKTYLSNRNK